A region of the Candidatus Methanoperedens sp. genome:
TCAAAAACATTTCCCGGATGATAAGGCAAAGATAAATCCCTCTCACATCAAGCAGGATACGCAAAGTCGCAAAGAACATTGCCGGGCTGCTTTGTAGCAAGGTTTGGGGTATAGCCAAACATTTATATCAATGGTTAGCACAATTGATATTATTATATTGATAGCAAAGAGGTAACGCATGGCGCATGTACATCTCCCGGACGGGACATTTTCAATTCAATGGATAATAATATGGTGGATTCTGGCCATCATAGTCATAAGTTTATGCCTGTATTGGTTGAAGAAAATCAGGAAAATTGACAATAAATCAATAACGCTGGCAGCGATGTTAACTGCCGCTTCTTTTGCGATATTCCAGGTCAGCATACCTTTGTTTGGGGGTGTACACATGAACTTGACACCGCTTATAGGCATACTTGCAGGGCCGGCTATTGGCAGCATTATTGTTTTCATCGTAAACATATTATCGGCTGCAATAGGTCATGGCGGATGGGGCCTGATAGGCGCAAACATACTCGTCAATATGACTGAGGTTATGGTTTCATATGCTGTATATAAGGCCCTTGGAAAGCTGAATCTCGATACGTTCTCAAGAGCCGGAATTGGAACGCTTATCGGACTTCTTTTTGGGAACATTGCAATGATATTGATAATTCTCATATCGGGAATACAGGGTGTTAACCAGGATATCACAACTACTCTCTATGGACTATCGCTCATTGCTGCTGTAAACATGGGTGTTGCAATAATAGAGTCCTTTATTACCGGGTATGTGGTATCATATATTAAGAAGGTCAGGCCCGATATGGTCCCGGAGGTGAATACTGTTGGAGCAGCCTCAAAGTAATAAGAAAGGGATCATTTTATTCGTGGCGATTGTGGTTATATTCCTGATCTTAAGCGCTTTTGCCTATATTATTACAGGGGATAAAGGGATAGAAGAACGTTTTTCAAATGCCGTAGGACTGCCGGATGAACCTGAAAGCGGCGATAACGGGTTTTTTGGCTTCACAATAGAGGGTAACCGCCTATCTTATATAATTATATTAATTTTTATTGTGGCCATAACGGCATTAATATATAAATACGGGATGTGAAATATCCTGCAAAAAATTGTTCAAAAATTAAACTGTCGTTCCTTGATCTGTAGTGTGTCTCCATTTTGATTATTATCATAATCGTAATTTATCT
Encoded here:
- a CDS encoding cobalamin biosynthesis protein CobM → MAHVHLPDGTFSIQWIIIWWILAIIVISLCLYWLKKIRKIDNKSITLAAMLTAASFAIFQVSIPLFGGVHMNLTPLIGILAGPAIGSIIVFIVNILSAAIGHGGWGLIGANILVNMTEVMVSYAVYKALGKLNLDTFSRAGIGTLIGLLFGNIAMILIILISGIQGVNQDITTTLYGLSLIAAVNMGVAIIESFITGYVVSYIKKVRPDMVPEVNTVGAASK